From a single Bacillus pumilus genomic region:
- a CDS encoding rhodanese-like domain-containing protein: protein MPVKEISIEELKQKLEQEDSIQLVDVREDEEVAEGMIPEAIHIRMGDIPEKLDAFDQSQEYYIICRSGKRSENVCYFLEDQGYQATNVVGGMLAWTGETKPKL, encoded by the coding sequence GTGCCAGTGAAAGAAATCTCAATAGAAGAATTAAAGCAAAAGCTAGAGCAAGAAGATTCTATTCAGCTTGTCGATGTGCGTGAGGACGAGGAGGTAGCGGAAGGAATGATTCCAGAAGCTATCCACATTCGAATGGGAGATATCCCTGAGAAATTGGATGCATTCGATCAATCACAGGAATATTATATTATTTGCCGCTCTGGTAAACGTAGTGAAAATGTCTGCTATTTTCTAGAAGACCAAGGCTATCAAGCGACCAATGTCGTTGGCGGAATGCTTGCTTGGACAGGAGAAACAAAACCGAAGCTGTAA
- a CDS encoding NAD(P)/FAD-dependent oxidoreductase has product MKHYDVIVIGGGPSGLMAAIASAEHGATVLLIDKGNKLGRKLAISGGGRCNVTNRLPVEEIIKHIPGNGRFLYSAFSEFNNEDIIVFFENLGIELKEEDHGRMFPVSNKAQSVVDALLDRLRNLNVTIRTNEKIKTVLYQDGQAAGIVTNNDEKISSHAVVIAVGGKSVPHTGSTGDGYAWAEAAGHTITELFPTEVPVTSDERFIKEKVLQGLSLRSVAVSVLNKKGKPVVTHVMDMIFTHFGLSGPAVLRCSGFVVKELKKQQTVRLQIDLYPKLNDEELFQKLHRDLKEEPKKAIKNVLKSWMQERYLLFLLEKNGIDPQDTFSGLAKDKLRAFAHDCKHFIVHANGTLSLDKAFVTGGGVSVKEIEPKKMASKKMPGLYFCGEILDIHGYTGGYNITSALVTGRLAGMNAALEAKERFS; this is encoded by the coding sequence ATGAAACATTATGATGTCATTGTCATTGGCGGTGGACCTTCTGGACTGATGGCCGCGATTGCATCAGCAGAGCACGGTGCGACTGTTCTGTTAATTGACAAAGGAAACAAACTTGGCAGAAAGCTCGCCATTTCTGGCGGTGGACGCTGTAACGTCACCAATCGCCTTCCAGTAGAAGAAATCATCAAGCATATTCCCGGAAACGGCCGTTTTCTATATAGTGCATTTTCTGAGTTCAATAACGAGGATATTATTGTTTTTTTTGAAAACCTTGGCATTGAACTTAAAGAAGAAGACCATGGACGTATGTTCCCTGTCTCAAACAAAGCACAATCTGTTGTGGATGCCCTTTTAGACAGGCTCCGCAACCTCAATGTGACCATTCGAACGAATGAGAAGATTAAAACAGTTCTGTATCAAGACGGACAAGCAGCAGGAATTGTTACAAATAATGATGAAAAAATTTCAAGTCACGCTGTCGTGATTGCTGTTGGCGGAAAAAGTGTGCCGCATACCGGTTCCACTGGTGACGGCTATGCATGGGCAGAGGCCGCTGGTCATACGATTACAGAGCTTTTCCCAACAGAAGTACCAGTCACATCAGATGAGCGCTTTATTAAAGAAAAAGTGCTGCAAGGACTTTCTTTAAGAAGTGTGGCGGTGAGTGTCTTAAATAAAAAAGGAAAACCCGTTGTCACACATGTCATGGATATGATCTTTACACACTTTGGCTTATCAGGCCCTGCTGTTCTTAGATGTAGCGGATTTGTTGTGAAAGAATTGAAAAAGCAGCAGACCGTTCGTCTACAAATAGATTTATATCCGAAGCTCAATGACGAGGAGCTGTTCCAAAAGCTTCATCGAGACCTAAAAGAGGAACCAAAAAAGGCCATTAAAAATGTTCTGAAGTCTTGGATGCAAGAACGCTATTTATTGTTTTTGTTAGAGAAAAATGGCATTGATCCTCAAGACACTTTTTCTGGTCTTGCTAAGGATAAACTGCGCGCATTCGCCCATGATTGCAAACATTTCATCGTTCATGCGAACGGTACGCTCTCTTTGGACAAAGCATTTGTCACAGGAGGCGGCGTATCTGTGAAAGAAATCGAACCGAAGAAGATGGCATCTAAAAAAATGCCCGGTCTTTATTTCTGCGGAGAAATCCTAGACATTCATGGTTATACAGGCGGATACAATATTACGTCAGCACTTGTCACAGGCAGACTTGCCGGCATGAATGCTGCACTAGAAGCAAAGGAGAGATTTTCATGA
- the pepV gene encoding dipeptidase PepV — translation MNWEAEVIRKKDDLIEDTQSFLQIESVLDEEGGKEGQPFGEKVDEALQYMLKKGEDEGFTVKNVDGYAGHIEYGEGEDIVGVLCHVDVVPAGDGWTTPPFSADIRENKIFARGAIDDKGPTMAAFYALKMLKDTGMKLSKKIRLIIGTDEESDWRCVEHYFKHEAMPQIGFAPDADFPIIHAEKGIIDAILSFTYQQTEHHQRYTLKQFTSGMRLNMVPDESAAIVTAAQEHDAESLKIAFEAYLADNQLSGEAKIEANGLHFTLKGESVHAMEPAHGINAAIHMANFLSEQELDEEGLSFTSQINTLFDQDTRGQKLGIACKDDISGDLTLNVGTIRYTQNEEAKLGLNVRYPVTADGNDVKKGIEGIKGATLLKFDDSPPHHVSKDHPLVKTLQRVYEEQTGDPANLIAIGGGTYARSLEAGVAFGPLFPGRPDCAHQKDEYIEIDDLLRATALYAQAMYELAK, via the coding sequence ATGAATTGGGAAGCTGAAGTGATACGAAAAAAAGACGACTTGATTGAGGACACACAATCTTTTTTACAAATTGAAAGTGTCCTTGATGAAGAAGGTGGAAAAGAAGGACAGCCATTTGGTGAGAAAGTCGATGAGGCCCTCCAGTATATGCTGAAAAAAGGGGAAGACGAAGGCTTTACAGTCAAGAATGTGGATGGCTATGCAGGGCATATCGAATACGGAGAAGGCGAAGACATCGTAGGTGTACTATGCCATGTAGACGTTGTGCCTGCAGGAGACGGCTGGACAACCCCGCCATTTTCAGCTGACATAAGAGAAAATAAAATTTTTGCACGAGGGGCCATTGATGATAAAGGTCCAACGATGGCAGCTTTCTATGCGCTGAAGATGTTAAAAGATACAGGGATGAAGCTGTCTAAAAAGATTCGATTGATCATTGGAACAGATGAAGAAAGTGATTGGCGTTGTGTAGAGCATTATTTTAAGCATGAGGCAATGCCGCAAATAGGATTTGCGCCGGATGCTGATTTTCCGATTATTCATGCGGAAAAAGGGATCATTGATGCCATTTTGTCATTTACATATCAACAAACAGAACATCATCAGCGTTATACACTCAAGCAATTCACATCGGGCATGAGGCTCAATATGGTGCCGGATGAGTCAGCTGCCATTGTGACAGCTGCACAGGAACACGATGCTGAATCATTAAAAATAGCTTTTGAAGCGTATCTTGCTGATAATCAATTATCGGGTGAGGCAAAGATTGAAGCAAATGGACTGCATTTCACATTAAAAGGTGAATCAGTACATGCGATGGAGCCGGCACATGGCATCAACGCAGCTATTCATATGGCAAATTTCTTAAGTGAGCAAGAATTAGATGAAGAGGGGCTTTCTTTCACTTCTCAAATCAATACTTTATTTGATCAGGATACGAGAGGACAAAAGCTGGGGATTGCTTGTAAAGATGATATTAGTGGAGATTTGACCTTGAATGTTGGCACGATCCGCTATACACAAAACGAGGAAGCAAAGCTAGGGTTAAATGTCCGTTATCCAGTGACAGCAGACGGCAACGACGTCAAAAAAGGGATCGAGGGCATCAAAGGGGCTACCCTGCTGAAATTTGATGACAGCCCTCCGCATCACGTCTCAAAAGATCATCCGCTTGTGAAAACCTTGCAGCGGGTATATGAGGAACAAACCGGGGACCCAGCTAATCTGATTGCGATTGGTGGAGGCACGTATGCGAGATCTTTAGAAGCGGGCGTCGCATTTGGTCCTCTATTCCCTGGCAGACCAGATTGCGCTCATCAGAAGGATGAATATATTGAAATCGATGACCTGTTAAGAGCAACCGCTCTATATGCACAAGCTATGTATGAATTGGCAAAATAG
- a CDS encoding pseudouridine synthase, which translates to MRLDKLLASSGFGSRKDVKKLVKARAVTVNGEEAKQVKDHVDPSNDEVLVHGERVEYKEFIYLMMNKPDGVISATEDLRDETVVDLLEPEDIAREPFPVGRLDKDTVGLLLLTNDGQLAHQLLSPKKHVPKTYEVHLKYPLGDQDIKRLEEGVVILDDYRTKPAKVEVDANENEDARIRLTITEGKYHQVKLMAQAVGNEVIFLKRLSMGAVSLDEDLAPGEYRELTDEELDSLINRP; encoded by the coding sequence ATGAGGCTTGATAAATTGCTTGCTAGCAGCGGATTTGGTTCAAGAAAAGATGTGAAGAAGCTGGTTAAAGCGCGGGCGGTCACAGTGAATGGAGAAGAGGCGAAGCAGGTGAAAGATCATGTTGATCCATCGAATGATGAAGTGCTCGTACACGGGGAGCGTGTAGAGTATAAAGAATTCATTTACTTAATGATGAACAAGCCAGATGGCGTCATCTCAGCAACTGAAGATCTGCGGGATGAAACGGTCGTCGATTTACTCGAACCGGAGGATATCGCAAGGGAGCCATTCCCTGTAGGGAGACTAGATAAGGATACAGTCGGTCTCCTCCTCCTTACAAATGATGGACAGCTTGCTCATCAATTACTTTCTCCAAAGAAGCATGTGCCAAAAACGTACGAAGTTCATTTGAAATATCCATTAGGAGATCAAGACATCAAGCGCCTTGAAGAGGGTGTTGTTATTTTAGATGATTACCGCACGAAGCCGGCAAAAGTTGAAGTAGATGCGAACGAAAACGAAGATGCACGCATCCGTTTAACGATCACTGAAGGAAAGTACCATCAAGTGAAGCTGATGGCACAAGCAGTGGGAAATGAAGTCATCTTTTTAAAAAGGCTCTCAATGGGAGCTGTCTCTTTAGATGAAGATCTAGCGCCAGGAGAGTACCGTGAATTGACGGATGAAGAATTAGACAGCTTAATCAATCGACCATAA
- a CDS encoding putative polysaccharide biosynthesis protein: MSNKLLRGTLVLTIGTYLSRILGMIYLIPFSAMVGATGGALFQYGYNQFTIFISIATLGFPAAVSKFVSKYNAIGDFETTRKMFRAGMSVMLVSGIVAFSILYLSAPIFAEIQLGGSSETGGLTVEQVTYVIRMVSLALLVVPIMGLVRGFFQGHQMMGPTAVSQVVEQIVRIIFLLTATYVILKVLNGGLVIAVGYATFAALIGSFGGLFTLYVYWIKRKDKLLAMQPNSGPNLGLSYKKIFIELFSYAGPYVFVGLAIPLYSYIDTNTINKAMINAGFKDISTAVLSIVTLYLPKLVMIPVSLATAFGLTLIPTITESFTSRNFKLLNRQIDQTMQGVLFFVLPASFGISALAGPVYWFFYPSVHPEIGTSILFWYAPVALLFSLFTINAAILQGINKQKFAIVSLLLGIIIKTALNIPLISWLQGNGSVLATALGYSASILYMFIMIKRHAGYSFRRIFKRFILIGILTAIMAVVAYVTCQLVSHVISYEGGIVQAGIVILISMITGGGVYLFLSYKVGLLERVLGSRMPRFLRKKG, translated from the coding sequence ATGTCTAATAAACTGCTTCGTGGTACGTTGGTTTTAACGATAGGGACTTATCTGTCTCGTATTCTTGGTATGATTTATTTAATTCCATTTAGCGCGATGGTTGGAGCTACTGGTGGAGCGCTATTCCAATATGGATACAACCAATTTACAATTTTCATTAGTATTGCTACTTTAGGTTTTCCTGCAGCAGTATCTAAGTTTGTATCTAAATATAATGCAATTGGTGACTTTGAGACAACACGAAAAATGTTTAGAGCCGGTATGTCCGTTATGCTTGTTTCGGGTATAGTTGCTTTTAGTATTTTATATTTATCAGCACCGATTTTTGCTGAAATACAGCTGGGAGGATCCTCCGAAACCGGTGGGCTAACAGTTGAACAAGTTACATATGTAATTAGAATGGTGAGTTTGGCTCTCTTAGTAGTACCGATTATGGGCCTTGTCCGTGGATTTTTCCAAGGGCATCAAATGATGGGGCCGACAGCAGTCTCACAAGTTGTTGAACAGATAGTCCGAATTATCTTCTTATTGACTGCAACCTATGTCATTTTAAAGGTACTTAATGGAGGTCTTGTCATCGCAGTAGGATATGCTACTTTTGCTGCTCTTATTGGTTCTTTTGGAGGTTTATTCACATTATATGTATACTGGATTAAACGTAAAGATAAATTACTTGCAATGCAGCCTAATTCGGGACCCAATTTAGGTCTTTCATATAAAAAAATCTTTATTGAGCTATTTAGTTATGCTGGTCCATATGTTTTTGTTGGATTAGCTATTCCTCTATACTCATACATTGATACCAATACTATTAATAAAGCAATGATTAATGCTGGTTTTAAAGATATAAGTACTGCAGTCCTTTCTATAGTTACTTTATATTTACCTAAGCTAGTCATGATTCCAGTATCATTAGCAACGGCATTTGGTTTAACATTAATTCCAACAATTACAGAATCTTTTACATCACGAAATTTTAAATTATTAAATAGACAAATTGACCAGACGATGCAAGGTGTTTTATTTTTCGTACTGCCTGCTTCATTTGGTATCTCAGCATTGGCTGGACCGGTTTATTGGTTTTTCTATCCGTCTGTTCATCCTGAGATTGGAACTTCTATTTTGTTCTGGTATGCACCTGTTGCGTTGTTGTTTTCCTTATTTACCATCAATGCAGCAATTTTGCAGGGAATTAACAAACAAAAATTTGCCATTGTCAGTCTATTGTTAGGAATTATCATTAAAACGGCTCTAAACATCCCGCTGATCAGCTGGCTGCAAGGAAATGGTTCTGTGCTTGCAACTGCTCTAGGCTATAGCGCGTCCATCTTGTATATGTTTATCATGATTAAGCGTCATGCCGGCTATTCGTTCCGCAGGATTTTTAAACGATTTATTCTCATTGGGATTTTAACAGCAATCATGGCTGTTGTGGCGTATGTGACATGTCAACTTGTGAGCCACGTGATTTCGTACGAAGGCGGAATTGTACAAGCAGGTATCGTCATTTTGATTTCAATGATCACTGGCGGCGGTGTGTATCTGTTCTTGTCTTATAAGGTAGGGTTACTAGAGCGTGTACTTGGCAGCCGTATGCCGAGATTTTTAAGAAAAAAGGGTTAA
- a CDS encoding sporulation protein Cse60: protein MLKVAVFDEEHEKDLQSEINLFLKGMDDDQIIDIKYNVAVICEQGGEQLYCFSALILYKK, encoded by the coding sequence GTGCTAAAGGTAGCTGTATTTGATGAAGAACATGAAAAAGATTTGCAGAGCGAAATCAATCTTTTTTTAAAAGGGATGGATGACGACCAAATCATTGACATCAAGTACAATGTTGCAGTGATCTGTGAGCAGGGAGGAGAACAGCTTTACTGTTTTTCTGCACTCATTTTATATAAAAAATAG
- a CDS encoding YesL family protein, translating to MDHDGAMSRMLRMCEWVMRIAYTNLLWLLFTLLGLGIFGLMPASTALFSVMRKWIQGHEQVSVFRLFWKVYREEFIRSNLIGVVLFIIGMIIYVDLAYIYPTSWFLHVLRFAIYIFGFLFIVSLFYIFPLLAHYDWKKRLYLKFSLLLGISYLQYTLSMLVFSAVLFVLFAYLPGIVPFFSVSLLAYGHMWLAYQVFKKVECESEQQAAEVKKRLPSFLPSKRVNTQ from the coding sequence ATGGATCATGATGGGGCAATGAGCAGAATGCTTCGGATGTGTGAGTGGGTGATGAGAATTGCTTATACAAATTTACTATGGCTCCTTTTCACCTTGCTGGGGCTTGGGATTTTTGGATTGATGCCTGCGAGCACTGCGTTATTTTCGGTGATGAGAAAGTGGATACAAGGGCATGAGCAAGTCAGTGTTTTCCGCCTTTTTTGGAAGGTGTACCGCGAGGAATTTATACGCTCTAACTTGATTGGAGTGGTGCTATTCATCATAGGGATGATTATCTATGTGGACCTTGCCTATATTTATCCAACGAGCTGGTTCTTGCATGTACTTCGTTTTGCCATTTATATCTTTGGTTTTCTGTTTATCGTCAGCTTGTTTTATATTTTTCCGTTGCTGGCTCATTATGATTGGAAAAAGCGTCTCTATCTCAAATTCTCTCTTCTGCTTGGTATTTCATACTTGCAATATACACTTTCTATGCTTGTGTTCTCGGCTGTGCTGTTTGTTCTCTTTGCTTATTTGCCGGGGATTGTGCCTTTCTTTAGTGTGAGCTTACTTGCCTATGGTCACATGTGGCTCGCCTATCAAGTATTCAAAAAGGTAGAGTGTGAAAGTGAGCAGCAGGCAGCCGAGGTGAAGAAACGGCTGCCATCTTTCCTTCCATCGAAGCGGGTGAATACACAGTGA
- the opuD gene encoding glycine betaine transporter OpuD, with protein MKNVSSVFWIVIAITFVAVMWGAFSPETLQNVTDQIQTYITNDFGWYYLLVISLLVGFCLFFIFSPIGKITLGKPGEEPEFGLFSWFAMLFSAGMGIGLVFYGAAEPISHYAIQSPTGETESAQAFRDSLRYTFFHWGLHAWAIYAIVALCIAYFKFRKDAPGLISSTLYPVFGNKIHGWIGKTIDCIAVFATVVGVATSLGLGAAQINGGLTYLFGIPNNFLTQLAIITIVTVMFLISSWSGIGKGIKYLSNSNMIFAALLMIFLLFAGPTVYILNSFTDSIGQYLSNIVQMSFRLSPNDPEKREWINGWTIFYWAWWISWSPFVGIFIARVSRGRTIREFLIGVLVAPSILVFLWFSIFGVSAMDLQQKNIIDVAGMPTETMLFGVLNQYPLAMITSILALILIAVFFITSADSATFVLGMQTTYGSLNPANSVKISWGIIQSAVAAVLLFSGGLQALQNTAKLAALPFSIVIILMVVSLYKSLNDERRAIKQANKINKPRSPRVKKA; from the coding sequence GTGAAAAACGTATCAAGTGTATTTTGGATTGTGATTGCGATCACATTTGTTGCCGTGATGTGGGGAGCTTTTTCTCCAGAAACATTGCAAAATGTCACAGATCAGATTCAAACTTACATTACAAACGACTTTGGCTGGTATTATTTGTTGGTGATTTCACTGCTTGTCGGCTTTTGTCTATTCTTCATTTTTAGTCCAATCGGAAAAATTACGTTAGGAAAACCAGGCGAAGAGCCTGAATTCGGCCTTTTTTCTTGGTTTGCGATGCTATTTAGTGCCGGTATGGGGATTGGTCTTGTCTTTTATGGGGCCGCTGAACCGATCAGTCACTACGCAATTCAATCACCAACTGGTGAGACTGAATCTGCACAAGCTTTCCGCGATTCCCTTCGTTATACCTTTTTCCACTGGGGACTTCATGCATGGGCCATTTATGCGATTGTCGCACTTTGTATCGCTTACTTTAAATTTAGAAAAGATGCGCCTGGATTAATTAGTTCCACCTTATACCCAGTATTCGGAAATAAAATTCATGGATGGATTGGAAAAACGATCGATTGTATCGCAGTATTTGCAACAGTAGTTGGCGTAGCCACAAGTTTAGGACTAGGTGCCGCACAAATTAATGGAGGATTAACCTATTTGTTTGGCATTCCAAATAACTTCCTGACTCAGCTCGCCATTATTACAATTGTCACGGTTATGTTCCTCATCTCTTCATGGAGCGGAATTGGTAAAGGTATTAAATATTTAAGTAATTCTAATATGATATTTGCTGCTTTACTCATGATCTTTTTACTCTTTGCTGGACCAACTGTTTATATTTTAAATTCATTTACAGACTCAATCGGACAATACTTATCGAATATTGTTCAAATGAGCTTTAGATTATCACCAAATGATCCAGAAAAGAGAGAATGGATTAATGGTTGGACAATCTTCTATTGGGCATGGTGGATTTCTTGGTCCCCATTCGTCGGCATTTTTATTGCGAGAGTTTCGCGCGGAAGAACCATTCGAGAGTTTTTAATTGGTGTATTAGTTGCCCCTTCAATCCTCGTTTTCCTATGGTTCTCTATCTTCGGAGTATCAGCTATGGATTTACAACAAAAAAATATTATAGATGTAGCTGGTATGCCGACTGAAACGATGTTATTTGGTGTATTAAATCAATACCCGCTCGCCATGATTACGTCGATTTTGGCACTTATTTTAATTGCTGTATTCTTTATCACATCAGCAGATTCAGCCACATTTGTTTTAGGAATGCAGACAACCTATGGCTCATTAAACCCTGCAAATAGTGTAAAGATCAGCTGGGGTATCATCCAATCAGCTGTTGCGGCCGTGCTATTATTTTCAGGCGGACTTCAAGCCTTGCAAAATACAGCAAAACTCGCCGCCTTGCCGTTCTCCATTGTCATTATATTGATGGTTGTGTCACTGTATAAATCATTAAATGATGAACGAAGGGCAATCAAGCAAGCCAACAAAATCAATAAACCAAGAAGCCCAAGAGTCAAAAAAGCATAA
- a CDS encoding NCS2 family permease — MFQLKENQTNIKKEIIAGMTTFFTMVYIVAVNPGILSKAGIPFDQVFTATIIAAVVGTLWMALFANYPIAIAPGMGLNVYFTFTVVGGGGISYHTAFSAVFVAGILFVILSLTSLRKQLIQAIPDNLKYGITAGIGLFIAFIGLRQSGIIAADPENLVKLGNLSSPVVVLTLVGLMISVILMVLQINGALFIGMLATTLIALVTGQLHFPKMLVDLPALPEGMLITNPIAAFGDVFSHHLYAVVFSFLLVTIFDTTGTMIGVAEQAGIMKKGQLPKVRRALLADSAATTVGSMFGTSPTTAYIESSSGVAAGGRTGLTSLTVAALFIVALFFGPLVQAISSLPSITSPVLIIVGCLMMNSVSRIRWNELDEAFPAFLVILSMPLTSSISTGISLGFISYPLVKLAKGKWKEVHILVLIFAILFFIQLFFLEG; from the coding sequence ATGTTTCAGTTAAAAGAAAACCAAACCAACATAAAGAAAGAAATAATCGCTGGTATGACGACATTCTTTACTATGGTATATATTGTTGCCGTCAACCCAGGAATTCTTTCAAAAGCAGGCATTCCTTTTGACCAAGTCTTCACTGCAACAATCATCGCTGCTGTCGTCGGTACGCTTTGGATGGCACTGTTTGCAAACTATCCAATTGCTATCGCACCAGGCATGGGGCTGAATGTCTATTTCACCTTTACGGTTGTCGGTGGAGGCGGCATCAGCTACCACACAGCGTTTAGTGCGGTTTTTGTTGCTGGTATACTCTTTGTTATTTTATCGTTAACATCCCTTAGAAAACAACTGATTCAAGCCATTCCAGACAATTTAAAATACGGCATTACAGCAGGAATCGGACTTTTCATTGCATTCATCGGTCTTCGGCAGTCTGGGATTATCGCGGCTGACCCGGAAAATCTAGTGAAACTTGGCAATTTAAGCTCACCTGTTGTCGTTTTAACCCTTGTCGGTTTAATGATCTCTGTTATTTTAATGGTTCTTCAAATAAATGGTGCACTGTTCATCGGCATGTTAGCGACGACACTGATTGCACTCGTAACAGGTCAACTTCATTTCCCTAAAATGCTGGTGGACCTCCCTGCACTACCAGAAGGAATGCTGATCACAAATCCAATCGCTGCGTTTGGCGATGTATTCTCTCATCATTTGTATGCTGTCGTCTTTTCCTTCTTACTAGTGACAATTTTTGATACAACGGGCACAATGATCGGAGTGGCTGAACAAGCAGGTATTATGAAAAAAGGTCAACTGCCAAAGGTACGCAGAGCCCTGCTCGCTGACTCTGCTGCAACGACAGTTGGCTCTATGTTTGGAACAAGCCCTACAACAGCTTATATCGAATCATCGTCTGGAGTTGCTGCTGGTGGAAGAACTGGACTCACTTCTTTAACGGTCGCTGCACTGTTTATTGTGGCATTGTTTTTCGGACCGCTCGTTCAAGCCATTTCTTCTTTACCATCTATCACATCACCTGTTTTAATCATTGTCGGCTGCTTGATGATGAACTCTGTGTCACGCATTCGCTGGAATGAGCTAGACGAAGCATTTCCTGCATTTCTTGTGATTCTTTCCATGCCGCTGACATCTAGTATTTCTACAGGGATTTCACTTGGATTTATTTCATATCCACTTGTGAAATTGGCGAAAGGAAAATGGAAAGAAGTACACATTCTTGTCCTCATCTTTGCGATTTTATTTTTCATACAGCTCTTTTTCTTAGAAGGATAA
- a CDS encoding DeoR family transcriptional regulator, with translation MKPSTNRMMTRIKSVYMFIQEKGLVTTQELVDEFGITPRTIQRDLNVLAYNDLVHSPSRGKWETTRKKVKISS, from the coding sequence TTGAAACCTTCAACAAACCGTATGATGACTCGAATTAAATCAGTCTATATGTTCATTCAAGAGAAAGGTCTTGTGACGACACAAGAGCTGGTTGATGAATTCGGGATCACACCTAGAACCATTCAAAGAGACTTAAACGTGCTTGCCTATAACGATCTCGTTCATAGTCCAAGCAGAGGCAAATGGGAAACAACGAGAAAAAAAGTAAAAATATCATCTTAA
- a CDS encoding CbrC family protein, which yields MSLPTFKYNPYPVSLNVIKKEQTICPVCEKKREYVYHGPFYTVENVEGICPWCIKDGSAAKKYNGSFQDDLSCDDVDQEEYVDELIFRTPGYRGWQQEYWLSHCGDFCAIIQYVGWKEIAHLEEELTEDIEDICSGGALTKENLKQWLVNDGDLQGYLFQCVHCNKHRLYIDAC from the coding sequence ATGTCGTTACCTACATTCAAGTACAACCCATATCCAGTTTCGTTAAACGTAATAAAAAAAGAGCAGACCATCTGTCCTGTTTGTGAAAAGAAAAGAGAATATGTGTATCATGGTCCTTTTTATACCGTTGAAAATGTGGAAGGAATTTGCCCTTGGTGTATTAAAGATGGATCGGCCGCTAAAAAATACAATGGCTCCTTTCAAGATGATTTAAGTTGTGATGACGTCGATCAAGAGGAATATGTAGATGAACTGATCTTTAGAACGCCTGGTTATCGCGGCTGGCAGCAGGAATACTGGTTAAGCCATTGCGGAGATTTTTGCGCCATCATCCAGTATGTCGGGTGGAAAGAGATAGCACATTTAGAGGAAGAACTCACAGAAGATATCGAAGACATTTGCAGCGGCGGAGCATTAACGAAAGAGAACCTGAAACAATGGCTCGTCAATGATGGCGACTTGCAAGGCTACCTCTTTCAATGTGTTCACTGCAACAAGCATCGATTATATATTGATGCTTGTTAA